The genomic stretch AATGCGAAAAGAGTCCTTGTGTGGCTGGGAAGAGATCCCGATGgcgttgctgaagaagcggGACAGACGAttcgccatcttgacggcgtGTTCAGGGATGAAAAGGCCCATGAGGAGTTTAAGCTCGCTCATGAGGAGAATCTGGCGCTGCAAAGTTCTGAGCCTTGGGTGCCTCTGGCAAAACTGACAAAGCTGCCCTGGGTAAGTCTCTCTATATAAACAAGCTCCCCCTTCCCCTTACTGAAAACGCTCATGCCCAAGAGCAGAGCCTACAAAGGGCTGTAAAGTTGATATAATAAGAGGACATCTGCTGACGCTGGGAGATCAGTTTCAACGAATATGGATCGTCCAAGAAATTGGAACAAACGCCCCCGCGACGCTGTACTGGGGCGATACAGAAATGGACTGGGACACACTCTCTCACGTCGCAGCCGTCCTCAACGAGAGATACTACCACCTCCGCACCCGGTTTCTCCTCAACACCTCCAGCATCCGCTACCTGCACAAGCGCTTCGTCGAGCCAGACACAGAATACGACCACGACCACAACCGCGGCAACTTTGCGTACGAGCTCCACAGAGCCAGACATCTACTCGGAAACGACCCCCGGGACCACATCTACGCCTTCCTGGGCCACTACTCCATCAGCAAAGCCGGCAAGGAGCTGCAAGGCCTCACTGTGGACTACTCCAAGAGTGTCAGGGACATCTACATCGACGTCGCCGTGCGAGCCCTCCGCGGCGCCAAAGACCTCGTCGCCCTCTCCGCGGCGCACCACGGCAAGCCGCTCATGAAGCGGAGGGCGTCTTGGGCCAACAGTGATTTAGAGTTGCCGTCCTGGGCGCCGGACTGGCGACATCTGCCGATTCACATCCTCGGCTCGCCGACGGTGCCGCACCGCGCGTCGGGAGACACGAAGCCGGACCTGACCATTGACGAAGCCTCGCGCGTGATGCGCATTCGCGGCGTGAGGGTCGATGTCGTGGAGAGGACTTCGTGGACTATTTACGGGACGGCGTTTCAGGTGAGGCCGGATAAAAGGCAAGGCggcaggaggagcaggaaTTGGggaggcagcaatggcagcaatgaAATGGATGAGGGGCCACACGATGAGGATGGGTCTGCTCAGCCTCCTCAGGGGGGTTAACGCAACAACGCGCGCTCCAAGCAGGAATAGCAATGGCCGTCGTGACTCAGACAGcgcccagctgcagcagcatggacGTCTAATGCCTCAACGACGATGGACGCAACTCGACCAGAGCAACGGTCCTCGCATGCACGTCATGGAGGTTCTATGGAGGCGCATCTGCGGCTACCGGACATTCAACCTCAACATCGTATACCCCCCTTTCCTCAAGAAAATCCCCTCCCCAGCAACAAGAGGAACGACACCTTTCAAACCCgtatcttcatcttccgcatcttctcctccacaAGATCATCGCAAAtccgccttcttcgccttcatccAGACCCTCACCAACGCCTGCACGGGCATCGACCGCTCGCGCCCCTATTCCTCCATCCCCTCCGAAGAATGGCTCACCAGCGCAGCAGCCTACCTCGTCCGCTACGcaatttcttctcctttatctacgccatcgccatcccaGACATTCCCTCTATCCGCATCCTCATCCAGATCCATCAGCAGCCCCGCCAGCAGCACAACCACAATGTCGTCCTTTTACGAGCGCGCAAACTCCATGTCCTCCTCCCcttcctccccctcctcctcccgcaAACCCATCCCCGTCCACGCCGCCATCCACGACCTCTCCCTCACCGGCGACCCCTTCAAATGGAGCCACGAGGCCGTGCTGGTTACTCGCTACCGCCGCTTCGCAGTCACCCGCAGGGGATACTTTGTGCTTGGACCCGATGCGCTGCAGACTGGCGACGTCGTGGTTGTGCTGCGCGGCGGCAAGGTCCCCTTTCTGCTGAGGAAGGTTAGcgttggtggtgatggtgaagaGAGGTGGGTGCTTGTTGGAGAGTGTTATGTGCATGGGCTGATGGATGGGGAGGGGTGGGATGTTGAAggggcggaggaggaggtgtTTGCGGTGCAATAATATTGGCGAGATAGTCTTGTTCAAAAGAACGTGTATAATGATTAATGAAGAAAGCTAAAACATACGAtggatgaatgaatgaaaacACTCCTAATCAGTTCAATTGACGACATCTTTCCTTGTGTCAAACATCATGTAATATTTGAAACTTAGTATGATGTCCAACGAGTTTCTACAAATTTATACATATCACACAAGCATCATTGTCAAAAGAAATTAGAGATGAATATTCATGAAAAGGTTTTGGCATTTCTTGTCTGCTGAGCCACTGACCGAGTGGAATATTTCTTCCCCCCTCCTCCCGTCTATTTAGATATATAAAGTCAAACATAAAataacaaaaaggaaaagcccTTGCCGCTGTTTTCCGGCCAGCTCCATGAATAAGAATAAATCAGAGAGGATAAGCTGCCTCTtctgcaaaaaaaaatatgacaaagggaagaagaaaaagagtcAAGAAGCAACATTGCCATGTGTGAAACCCATCCGTTATGACCCCAtaatagaaagaagaaaactccGTATACCGCTGCCTGGCCCATAGTATGCACATTCCAGCCTTGAAATAAGTAGAAAAAACAGAAGCCAtgataaagaaaagagaagtcGCTAATTATAGTAGACCGTGTGGtaagaatttttttctttgtttctttgtttcttgtttttttttctcttcaaagGTCCATAGTCAAGATCTCTAATCTTGATGTCACTGCCTCCATGCTGGCACTTATGCTTTGTACTCGGGCCATGGCAATCGCAGCGCTGGCTTCCTCTTCGGTGGCATCCACAAGTTCAAATCGAGACAGCATTTTCTCGGTCTCAATGCCACCGAAGATGTCAACGTGTGAAAGACTCTCAGTGTCCACCTCGCTGGACTCGGAGATGGTTGATGCAGGCTCCGAGTGGTAGAGAGCAAACTCGGGGTCGGCCTCAAATTCCTCATCGACAGGTCCTGTCTCGGACTGGGCGACTGGAGTCTGCTCAACAGGTCGCTCAATCACAGGCACCTCGACCTTTGTGTCTTCAGACTGGAAAGTCTGCTCAATCACGCTGGGTACCTTGCCAGACAGGATGCTGGATTCGATGGGAGAGGGAACCTCGGAGGTCTCCACAACAAACACTCGGGGCTGGAAGTTGAAGCCATTGCCGATAAGCGAGAAATCAACGTTCTGCTCGGGAATCATGGCCATGCCAATTTGATGCTGAGAGGACTGCGATCCGTAAGGGTTGACATCCTTGACTGAGCGCTGctctggcgatggctgggGCTCTGGCTTGACCTGTGCCGGGGCAGCAACAGAGGGATTTGCGCTGAGGTGGTCCaggaagctggagaatgCAGTGGAGGAAAGGAGCATGCGAGTGAGATCAGA from Trichoderma atroviride chromosome 3, complete sequence encodes the following:
- a CDS encoding uncharacterized protein (EggNog:ENOG41), encoding MPQRRWTQLDQSNGPRMHVMEVLWRRICGYRTFNLNIVYPPFLKKIPSPATRGTTPFKPVSSSSASSPPQDHRKSAFFAFIQTLTNACTGIDRSRPYSSIPSEEWLTSAAAYLVRYAISSPLSTPSPSQTFPLSASSSRSISSPASSTTTMSSFYERANSMSSSPSSPSSSRKPIPVHAAIHDLSLTGDPFKWSHEAVLVTRYRRFAVTRRGYFVLGPDALQTGDVVVVLRGGKVPFLLRKVSVGGDGEERWVLVGECYVHGLMDGEGWDVEGAEEEVFAVQ